In the genome of Abyssalbus ytuae, the window TTGAAACCATTTCGTGGTTAGAAAACTTTCTGGCTAATTATGAAAATACCGTTATAGTGGTATCACATGACCGTCACTTTTTAGATGCAGTGTGTACACATATTTCAGATATTGATTTCGGGAAAATAAATCATTACAGCGGGAACTATACTTTCTGGTACGAAAGTAGTCAACTGGCAGCAAGACAAAGAGCCCAGCAAAATAAAAAAGCAGAAGAAAAAGCAAAAGAACTACAGGAATTCATTCAGAGATTCAGTGCCAATGTAGCCAAAAGCAAGCAGGCTACTTCCCGTAAAAAAATGCTGGAAAAATTAAAAGTTGAAGATATTAAACCCTCCAGCAGACGATATCCTGCAATAATATTTGAACGGGAAAGAGAAGCCGGTGACCAGATATTAAATGTTGAAGGATTGTCAGCATCCATGGATGGAGAAGTCTTATTTAAAAATGTTGACATAAATCTCGCCAAAGGAGATAAAGTTGCCTTAATATCAAAAGATTCAAGGGCTACCACAGCTTTTTATGAAATTGTAAATGGCGGGCAAACGCCTGATTCAGGAAAATATCAGTGGGGTGTAACCACTACACAGTCCTATTTGCCGGCAGATAATTCTGAGTATTTTGAGGTAGATTTAAACCTGGTAGACTGGCTTCGTCAGTGGGCAAAAACCGAAGAAGAAAGAGAAGAGGTTTACATACGCGGGTTTTTAGGTAAAATGTTATTTAGCGGGGAAGAAGCCTTGAAAAAATGTAACGTGTTGTCGGGAGGGGAAAAAGTACGTTGTATGTTAAGCAGGATGATGATGTTAAGAGCAAATGTTGTAATGCTGGATGAACCCACAAACCATCTGGACCTCGAAAGTATTACCGCATTTAATAATTCCCTTAAAAATTTTAAAGGAACCGTGATGTTTACTACTCACGACCATGAGTTTGCCCAAACTGTTGCTAACAGGATAATTGAATTAACTCCAAACGGGGTCATAGACAGGTATCTTACATTTGATGATTATATGGCAGATAAAAACATTAAAGAACTGCGTAATAAAATGTATGCCTTAACGGTGTAAAAAATCTTTTAACTTGTATAAAAATAAAACCTGCCGGATTTTAAATCCCGGCAGGTTTTATTTTATAAGAAAATCGTACAAATTTTCTTTTTAATAATACATTTAATGAATATATTCTAAAATAAGTTTTTAATCTTCAATTTCATCTAATATTTCATCAAGTAAAGCATGTGCTTTGCTATACTCATCTTCATGAACAAATACCTGTGCCTGCCCAAATACAGGAGGGGCAAACCCAGCGAGTCTGCCCGATTCGGTATCGTCTTTAATTATCGGAGAAATGTCAAATTCTTTAAGCTTGTTTTCCAGTAATTTTGCATTTACCATAGGGCCCGTATATATTTTTTTATAATGTGATTCCATTTTATTAAGAGTTTTAATAAAGATAATCAATATTAACTATAAAAACTATTAATTGGTTATATTGGTGTAATAAAATTCTTTATGTTTAAAAATCTTAATATCCTCTTTCTTATTTTAGCTTTATTGGCAGAAGTTATTGGAACTATAGGAGGTTTCGGGTCATCAGTTTTTTTTGTACCCATTGCTAATTTTTATTTTGATTTTCAATCTGTACTCGGCCTTACTGCATTGTTCCATGTTTCCAGTAACCTGAGTAAAATCGCACTGTTTAAAAAAGGTCTGGATAAAAAGTTGCTGCTTTATATAGGGCTGCCGGCAGTATTATTCGTAATATTTGGCGGATGGATAAGCAAATTTTTTACAACCTATTTACTCGAAGTCGCATTAGGCCTTTTTTTAATTGCCCTTAGTGCCTTGTTTTTAATTAAAAAAGATTTAATAATTAAACCCAATAAAAGGGAAGCAATTATTGGAGGAACACTTTCCGGGTTTATTGCAGGCTTCTTGGGAACAGGAGGAGCTATAAGAGGATTAACCATGGCTGCTTTTAACCTGGAAAAAAGTGCATTTATAGCCACTTCGGCCTTTATAGATTTTTTTGTAGATATTTCCCGTACTGTTGTTTACTTTTTTAACGGATATATTCATAACCATGATCTTATTTATGTACCGTTTCTTTTTATAATAGGATTTATAGGTACTTATTTCGGGAAACAGATACTTAGTTATATATCGCAGGCAAATTTTAAGAAAATATCCCTGATTCTTATATTGTTAATTGGTATAATTACTTTACTAAACAGTTTATTTAAAATTTAAAAGCTTCATTGGAATTACCCAATAAAGCTTTTTTTAATGTATAGTATAAATAATTTATTGGTTTACCAATTTAAATATTACCGGCAGACTGTAATTTACTTTTACGGCTTGTCCTCTTTGTTTGCCGGGTGTCATTTTAGGCAAGGAAGCAACAAGATCTTCAGCTGATTCCTGTAGCAAAATATGAGGTGCCCTGGATTTAATGTCAGTTATATTACCTTTCTGATCTATGGTAAACTGCACAAATACTTTACCTTGTATATTGTCTTGTAATGCATCAGGAGGATACCTGAAATTTCTTCTGATATGTTCCTGTACTTTATCTACAAAACATTTTCTCATCAACTCTTTCGGGGTTCCTTCACAGCCCGGAAAAATAGGTACTTCTTCAATTACTGCAAAAGGAACATAAATATCTTCTTCTACTGCCTCACCCACCTCTACATCTTCTACTTCTATAACGCTTTCGGGTATGGCTTCATCCTGATTAGTTTCAGTACTACTCAAAATAGTTTCTTCAATTTCCACTTCATCTGCAACTACTTCAATAGTTTCAGCCGGTGCCTCTGGTGGAGGTGGAGGAGGTGGAGGTGTAAGAGTTGTGGTAATAGGAATTTCTTCACTATACTCATCAACAGCTGCGATGTTTTGAACATACAATTCATCTTTATCGTACGATTTCATCTCGAGTAACATCCATGTTACGAATAACATGAAGCATAATCCGAATGAAAAATACAAACCACTGTTTCTATTAAGATCTACTTTTGGATTTTTTTTGAGCTCCATGACTTTTACTTTTTTGTTTACTCAAATTTATCAACATTAAAGGGGTTTTTAAATGACATTTGTCATGATAAATATGAAATATCAGCTTATTTTTCAGGCAGATATGAAAAAAAAGTACAAGTAAACAAAAGCGTAAAATGGGGAGTTAAGCATTAAAATATTTACTGTTCCAGATGGCATAATTAAAGTTTTTGCCATGGGCTACACCATAAAATAAAACAATACTACCTACCATTTTAAACATAAATATAAACAGCAGCCAGAACATGGATGGGTTACTGGTTTTTGAAAATAGCTGCATAGGGATAAGTTCAGTCAGAAAGTAACTGATAATTAAAATCAATAAAGTGAGATTTAAAAAATTTTTAAAAGGTAGCATCAGGTATTTTCTTAAAGGATGCAGATCATTACCCCATTTATGAATTAAATAGTAATAATCATTTCCTATTGGGGCAAATAAAAGAGGATCATCAGCGTTTTCGAGTTTAAAAAGTTTGGAAGGGGCTATTATTTTAAATCCTTTAAGCTGTATATTATGAGTGTTTTCAAGTATTTTTATTTGTGATAAAGCTTTCTGTGGAAACTTACCTTTAAAATACCGGGTGTCTAAAAATCTTAACCTGTAATCAATACAAATCTTTTTAATATGATCTATATGATATATCCTGTCAGTTTCCAGTAAATCAATATTAAAGCTGTTGTAAGAAGCGTTCTCGGATGTTTTTAGTTCTTGCTGTATTTGATGTTCCTGGTGGGTATGGCTGCCCAGTATGGTTTTTACCTGTTGCAGTATATTGCTGTCATTTAAATCTTTCTTCCTGTAACCACGAAGTTTTTCTTCGACATTAGTTTTCTTTAATATCATATCTCTTTCATTTAGCAATTTTTCCAAATTTATGTAAATACCACATTTTAAGCAAGTAAATATTTGATATGCTGAAAATTAATAAAGAACGGAGGCCTGTTGATGGGTGACAGAGGGCTTTCATAATTATGAATGCAGAATGCAAAATTTTTTTGCACTTCTAACTTGGTTATTCAGTTAATTTGTTGATGAGTTTATTTGTTAATGGTTAATTGGAATTTGATACTTGATGATTTGGAATTTTTAAAGGGACGGATGTCCGGTGACTGATGATGCGCATATTAATTATGAATTAAAAAATGCAGAAGGCAGAATATTTTCGTTACTCTGACTTCATATATAGAACTTATTTATATAATTATCCACTACATTCCCAGGGGGGAATATATAAAAAAGGGCTGCTTTAATAACAGCCCTTTAGTAAGAAAAG includes:
- a CDS encoding ABC-F family ATP-binding cassette domain-containing protein; amino-acid sequence: MLSVSNLSVQFGKRVLFDEVNVTFTQGNCYGIIGANGAGKSTFLKILSGKQEPTGGYVHLEPGKRMSVLEQNHNLYDEYPVLETVVMGNKPLYEVKKEMDALYADYSDENADRIGELQVQFEEMNGWNADSDAAALLSNLGISEDLHYTLMADMDNKLKVRVLLAQALFGNPDVLIMDEPTNDLDFETISWLENFLANYENTVIVVSHDRHFLDAVCTHISDIDFGKINHYSGNYTFWYESSQLAARQRAQQNKKAEEKAKELQEFIQRFSANVAKSKQATSRKKMLEKLKVEDIKPSSRRYPAIIFEREREAGDQILNVEGLSASMDGEVLFKNVDINLAKGDKVALISKDSRATTAFYEIVNGGQTPDSGKYQWGVTTTQSYLPADNSEYFEVDLNLVDWLRQWAKTEEEREEVYIRGFLGKMLFSGEEALKKCNVLSGGEKVRCMLSRMMMLRANVVMLDEPTNHLDLESITAFNNSLKNFKGTVMFTTHDHEFAQTVANRIIELTPNGVIDRYLTFDDYMADKNIKELRNKMYALTV
- a CDS encoding putative signal transducing protein codes for the protein MESHYKKIYTGPMVNAKLLENKLKEFDISPIIKDDTESGRLAGFAPPVFGQAQVFVHEDEYSKAHALLDEILDEIED
- a CDS encoding sulfite exporter TauE/SafE family protein, translating into MFKNLNILFLILALLAEVIGTIGGFGSSVFFVPIANFYFDFQSVLGLTALFHVSSNLSKIALFKKGLDKKLLLYIGLPAVLFVIFGGWISKFFTTYLLEVALGLFLIALSALFLIKKDLIIKPNKREAIIGGTLSGFIAGFLGTGGAIRGLTMAAFNLEKSAFIATSAFIDFFVDISRTVVYFFNGYIHNHDLIYVPFLFIIGFIGTYFGKQILSYISQANFKKISLILILLIGIITLLNSLFKI
- a CDS encoding energy transducer TonB produces the protein MELKKNPKVDLNRNSGLYFSFGLCFMLFVTWMLLEMKSYDKDELYVQNIAAVDEYSEEIPITTTLTPPPPPPPPEAPAETIEVVADEVEIEETILSSTETNQDEAIPESVIEVEDVEVGEAVEEDIYVPFAVIEEVPIFPGCEGTPKELMRKCFVDKVQEHIRRNFRYPPDALQDNIQGKVFVQFTIDQKGNITDIKSRAPHILLQESAEDLVASLPKMTPGKQRGQAVKVNYSLPVIFKLVNQ